From the Montipora capricornis isolate CH-2021 chromosome 2, ASM3666992v2, whole genome shotgun sequence genome, one window contains:
- the LOC138037905 gene encoding uncharacterized protein, which yields MFIHRRKRVFSTKMSYIVCCALSVFMFATLLYFGNGEFSVALKGFFIEKPQPGADDDDGLLPQLRFTHLQPLVDMFANLMQVTPNTSDCMFATAEFSDLKELETKEAAFLVITLNTAPSRKERREAVRQTWWTKCGGEVVCKFFTDGLQLTREDKAILTKEKHAYKDIELQPVVGGRNFGLRYLYQMMWAAAKYNFTYFLHLDDDYFVCLERLKTELRHRPTKMLTWGWYYCSHRVYMDEAWTLFTLDVVVRFLSQDPQRIVCHPHADQQIVSWIYNVFNKSDNLIYFDDRRLHHNPRARRVKMFENLTNACDSFMGIHGGSPEMMQRFWKYTNDSAKEVTALTEISQTCNKPFVLYTTTKDKGFKFDLRPCIQIHYGPPEKQCG from the exons ATGTTTATACATCGAAGAAAGAGAGTATTCTCAACTAAGATGAGTTACATTGTCTGTTGTGCGCTTTCCGTTTTCATGTTTGCTACGCTGTTGTATTTTGGTAACGGGGAGTTTTCTGTAGCTCTCAAGGGGTTTTTCATCGAAAAACCGCAACCAGGagccgatgatgatgatgggcTCCTGCCACAACTAAGATTCACACACCTTCAACCACTTGTGGACATGTTCGCTAACCTGATGCAAGTAACACCCAATACAAGTGATTGTATGTTTGCAACAGCGGAATTCAGTGATTTGAAAGAGCTCGAGACAAAAGAAGCGGCCTTCCTTGTTATTACTCTAAATACTGCGCCTTCGAGGAAGGAAAGGAGGGAGGCAGTAAGGCAGACATGGTGGACAAAATGTGGCGGAGAG GTGGTGTGCAAGTTTTTCACTGACGGCCTTCAACTCACCAGAGAGGATAAGGCAATACTTACCAAAGAAAAACACGCATACAAAGATATCGAACTGCAACCGGTTGTTGGCGGCCGAAATTTTGGCCTTCGGTATCTCTACCAAATGATGTGGGCTGCCGCCAAGTATAATTTCACGTATTTCCTCCATCTTGACGATGACTATTTTGTGTGTCTTGAGAGGCTCAAAACCGAGTTACGCCACAGACCTACCAAGATGTTAACCTGGGGGTGGTATTACTGTTCGCACAGAGTTTACATGGACGAGGCTTGGACGCTATTTACTCTTGACGTCGTTGTGCGCTTTTTGTCTCAAGACCCTCAGCGAATCGTTTGTCATCCACACGCTGATCAGCAAATTGTCAGCTGGATTTACAACGTCTTTAATAAAAGCGACAATCTAATTTATTTTGACGATCGAAGGCTTCATCATAATCCACGGGCGAGGAGGGTGAAGATGTTTGAAAACTTGACAAACGCATGCGACTCCTTCATGGGCATTCACGGAGGCTCGCCAGAAATGATGCAGAGATTTTGGAAGTACACTAACGACAGCGCGAAGGAAGTCAcagctttaactgaaatttCACAAACATGTAATAAGCCTTTTGTACTTTACACAACTACAAAGGATAAAGGCTTTAAATTTGATCTGAGACCCTGTATACAAATCCACTATGGACCCCCAGAGAAACAATGTGGATAG